In Candidatus Nealsonbacteria bacterium, the sequence GGTCTGGGAAAGAGCATTTTCTGCCTCTTGTTTTTCTTTCACACCCGCAGCACCCATTGCTCTTGCTCTGGCTGTAGTAACCTTTTCAAAGACTTCTTTTTCATGGGTTGCATATCCTTTTACTGTTTCTACTAAATTTGGAATTAAATTATATCTTCTTTTTAACTGAACATCTATATCAGCCCAAGCCTCTTTTGCTCTATTTTTGAGTCTTACCAAACCATTGTAAATAAGAACAATCCAAAAGAAAACTAAAACTAATATTGCTAAAATAACTCTATAAAACATTTTGATGATTAGTGTTTAAGGTCCTTAATAAGTATAATCGACCTTTTATAGTTCATATTATACCTTAGTTTTACCTTTAAGCAAACCGGTCGCTTCGCTCCCTGTAATTACTGCGCAATTAAGAATTAAAGCCCCCACAAAAAATAGTGGAGGCTAAAATGTCTAATCTGACAAAACAGACTAATATGCTCTGGGAATTTCAGGAGTTTTCTTTTCTTCCGGTAATTCTGCGACTATAACTTCAGTTGTCAAAATCATAGAAGCTGCGGAAGCTGCGTTTTCCAGAGCTATTCTTACTACTTTGGTAGGGTCAAGAATCCCTTCCTGAACCATATTTACAAGCTTGCCTGTAACAGCATTATAACCCAAAGCCCAATCAATTTTATCGATTTGCTCTGTTCCTTTCTTCCTCGTGTCTACTATTTTTTTTAAGATTTGATACAAAATGACCTCGTCAGCTCCTGAGTTTTTTATTATTTGTTTTAACGGAGCCTGACAGGCATTTTTTATTATATTATGTCCTGAAAAATAACCTTTTTCTTCTAAATTCGATAAATGCTTTTCTTTTCCGGAGTCATCTGTTAATAAAGCTGCTGCAGCTAAAGCTACCCCACCTCCTGGCACAACCCCTTCTTCAACAGCTGCTTTGGAAGCAGCTAAAGCATCCTCAATTTTGTGCTGTTTACCTTTTTGTTCAACTTCTGTTGCAGCTCCAACCTTAATGACAGCTACCCCTCCTGCTAACTTTGCCAGTCTTTCCTGCAACTTTTCTTTATCAAACTCTGATTCAATAGTTTTAAGTTCCTGTTTTATCTGGTTGATTCTTGAATCAATCTCTTCTTTTTTCCCTTTTCCTTCTATAACAGTAGTCTTTTCTTTAGTGGATACAACCCTTCTGGCAGAGCCCAATTTGTCTAAACCGATGTTTTCTAACTTTAACCCAAGCTCCTCTGAAATTACTTGAGCTCCAGTAATACAGGCTATATCCTGAAGCATTTCTTTTTTCCTATCGCCAAAACCGGGAGCTTTCAAAGCTAAAGTTTTGAAGATGCCACGGAGCTTATTAACCACTAAAGTAGCTAATGCATCTCCCTCTACGTCATCTGCAATAATAACTAATTCTTTTTTGCCCGTTTGACTTACTTTCTCTAAAATTGGCAAAATCTCTTGAAGACTGGAAATTTTTCTGTCGGTAACTAAAATATAAGGATTCTCATAAACAGCCTCCATCCTTTCAGCATCAGTAATCATGTAAGGAGAAATATATCCTCTATCAAACTGAAGTCCTTTTACAATTTCCTTTTGAAGTCCGAAAGTTTTTGATTCTTCAACAGTAATGACTCCGTCCTTACCAACTTCTTCCATTATATCACCAATTAAATTTCCGATTTCTTTGCTTTCAGCAGAAATTGTGGCTACTTTTACTATATCTCCTCTGTTTCCTATTTTTATGGAACGTTTTTTCAAAAAATCAATTATTTTATTAACCCTGTCTTTAATTCCTTTGTTAATATCAGCTGGAGTAAAACCTGCTTCAACCAGTTTTAAACCTTCTTTAATGATGGCTTGAACTAAAATCACTGCTGTAGTGGTTCCATCTCCAACAGTATCGTTGGTCTTCTCAGCAACCTCTTTCGCAATCTCAGCTCCTAAATTCTCTACTTTTTCTTCTAATTCAATTTCTTTTGCAATGGTTACTCCATCATTGGTAATGGTAGGAACCCCAAAGCCTTTATCTAAAACAACGTTGTGTCCTCCGGGACCTAAGGTGACCTTAACGGCATTTGCTAATTTATCTACTCCCTCTTTTAAATTTTTTCGAGCCAATTCTTGGTAAATAATTTTTTTTGCCATAGTGGTAATAAAAATATGTGATGTTATTCTATTATCGCTAAGATATCTTCTTGTTTAGCAATAAGATATTCCTTTCCGTCGACTTTTATTTCATTTGGGCCGTATTTTGTAAACAAAACCTCTTGGCCTACTTTTATCTCCATAGGAATAATATTACCTGAATCATTTCTTTTTCCAGGTCCCACGGCAATAACTTTTCCCTGTTCCGGTTTTTCTTTATCAGCTGTCTCTGGCAATAAAATTCCAGATTTTGTTCTTTCTTCTTCCTTTATTGGTTCTATTAAAACATGGTCTGATAAAGGTTTTATATTCATTGTTCTTTGTTTTTTTTATTTTAGCAAGCGCGACCTTTGAGTGCTAATTGATATTCTTAATATATAAAGAAAGGGTATATAATGTCAAGCCCCAACGGTAATGTATACATACTTTTTACACTTTACTATTAAGATAGAGATATATAAATTAAAAATGGTCAAGAACAATTCTTGATCAATTTTTTTTAAGTCAATAGGTTTAATGTCGGAAGTTAAACAATTAAGTTAATTTAAAGAAAAAAATAGGGTAACGAAGATATTCTTCATCCCCTTTATTTATTAAATTTAGTTTGCTCTACGGCTTGTAAACCACATATAGAACAAAATTGTTGTCCTATTAATAGCTCTTCTCCACAGTATTGACAATAGCGACTTTGAGAACCACAAGAACAAGATTCCTCCAGTCCTCCACAGTATTGGCATTCACCTGTTTGCTGTTGGGAGGTTGATGAAGATGGTAGTGCCGACTGTTTTACAGTTTTGATTTTTTTAAGCTCATCAGCTCTCAGCTCATCAGTTCTCAGTTGGACTATATCCTCAAACGCCACAGCAAAGGGAATTTCTTCAGGAATTTCTTCTTTCTTAGCTTTTTTCTTAGCTTTCTTAACTTTCGTCTTGAATCTTAGCTTAACCTTCCTTAGTTTGGTTACGACTACATATAGTACAATAAATAAGGAAATTCCACCTACTAATAGAATACTTATAAGAAATAAATTCGGCTGTTCTTGATTTTGATTTTCAGTTTGAAAAGTATAACCTTCTCTCATTAAATCTCGCACAGTAGGAGGCGCACCGGTAGACGCAGCAAGCCCCCTAGTGACAAACTTTCCCTTAAAAATTTCTTCTGGCACTTCTGTTAGTTCTTGTTCATCTCCATTATTGATATTCACAATATAAGTATAACCGTGTGATAAAATATCGGGATTAAAATCGGAGTATGAATAAACACTACGCCAAAAGATAATTTCTTCATTGGAAAACCATGTAAAAACAAGAGAAGAAGGATAATCCCTAATCATTTTGCTTAAACTATAAGCTCCAGTTCCGTTGGGATTCATTACACATATAGTGCATGGTTGGTCATTGCGTGTTGCTATAAATACTACTTTCTGTTCATCAGGAGACACTAATGGCGCTACATGATGTAAATAATCAATGTCTTCGAAATAACCTTCGGATGCATTAGTTATCTCTGTCCCGTCGGTTCCGCTCGCGTTCGCTATGAACAATCTGTATTTAATTCCCCAATATCCAACATTTGTTTCATTACTAAATATAATTTTAGATCTGTCCGAAAGCCAATCGCCATCTTGGATAAAAGTGGGAAGTGTCTTTCTCGTCGGATTTTCAACATTAACAGCACTAACATTTATATCTATAATACTTATAAATAAAGATAATATTACAATTACTACAAATAGTTTTACGTTTTTCATTACTTACACCTCTTCAATTGTAAAAGTTTCTTTTATAATTAAATCAATAAAATCTTAATTTGTCAACAAACATTCTCAAAAAACTTCAAATTCTTAATTTCTGTTCCAAAGCTCCAAGAGAATAAAAAAAAGGTTAAATTTAAGATTTAACCTTACCCTAAAAAAGGGGATTTTTAGATTTTTTAATGTTTTTGTCTTCTTTTCAGAAAAATGATAATAGCTGCCACGCCTGCTGCTCCAATCAGAGAAATCAATAGAATTATTATGCCTATACCTACTTCACCTACTTCAACCGTAACCCATACTATGTCAGAAACCATGTTACCAAAGGCATCTGTAACTACAATTGTGTAGTTGTAAGAACCTACGGCTAATCCATCTACATTGATTGTTACGGCCATACCTGATTCCCAGGTACCTGATTCAATTTCTGAACCATTTTTGTATATCTTGTAGGTACCAGGATTTAAGTCTGTAGCTATCCAGGAGATGTTATATCCTGTTGCTCCCTCTTCGTAAGTAACATCATCAGGACTGGTAAGGACAGGAGAAACTGTGTCTTCAACCGTAACCCATACTGTATCAGAAGCTGCGTTATCAAAGGCATCTGTAACTACAATTGTGTAGTTGTAAGAACCTACGGCTAATCCATCTACATTGATTGTTACGGCCATACCTGATTCCCAGGTACCTGATTCAATTTCTGAACCATTTTTGTATATCTTGTAGGTACCAGGATTTAAGTCTGTAGCTATCCAGGAGATGTTATATCCTGTTGCTCCCTCTTCGTAGATAACGTCTTGAGGGCTATCTAAGATTGGGTTCGTGACATCATCTTGGACACTGATTTCTTTAGAGTAAACAGACATATCTCCGTCAGCATCTGTTACCGTCAGTACCACCAGGTGTATTCCAACTGAATTATACTTATGGATAGGATTTTGAATAGTAGAATTTTCTGAACCGTCTCCAAAGTTCCACTGATAGGTTAAGGGAATGCTTCCGCCTGTGGTGCTATCTGTAAATTGCACAGTCTGACCCACTGTAATAACCGTACTATTAATATCAAATGATGCTACCGGAAAAAAAATGTAAATATTATCGTGTATGTTATTATTATCTCCTTGGTCCTCTATCCCAACAGTATTTTTTATCAAAAAATTGTTGGAAACCTCATTGTTATCGGAGTAATCAAGATAAATACCATACCTATTTCTCGTACAAGTGTTCCCCGTAATAGTACCGTAGTAGGAATAGTAGAGATAGATACCATAATCATAGATACCATAATCATTGTTTATGCAGTTGTTCCTAGTTATGGTGTTGTTGTTGGAGTAGCAGAGATAGATGCCGCTATCATCATTGTCTGTACAGTTATTCTCTATTATAGTGTTGCTGTCGGAGTAGTGGCCGAGACAAATACCATATTCATTTCTCGTGCAGTTGTTTCCGGTTATAGTGTTGTAGTTGGACAAATGGATATGGATACCATCGTAATAATTATCTGTACAGTTGTTCCCAATTATGGTGTTGTTGTGGGAGGAAGAGGAGAGATGGATACCATATTCATTTCTCGTACAGTTATTTCCGGTTATAGTGTTGCTATAGGAGGAGTAATTGTAGAGATAGATACCGTATCTATTTCCCGTGCAGTTGTTCCTAATTATGGTGTTGTGGTTGGAGGAGTCGAGATAGATACCATTGTAATCGTTGCCCGTGCAGTTATTCCCAATTATGGTGTTGCTGTTGGAGGAGGAGAGACGGATACCATTGTGATTATTATCTGTACAGTTGTTCCCGATTATGGTGTTGTGGTTGGAAAAATAGAAGAGATAGATACCCCGTTCATTTCTCGTGCAGTTATTTCCGGTTATGGTGTTGCTGTTGGAGGAGGAGAGACGGATACCGTGGTAATAATTGTCTGTACAGTTGTTCCCGGTTATGGTATTGCTGTCGGAGAAGTCGAGACGGATACCCCGTTTATTTCTCGTACAAGTGTTCCCAGTTATAGTATTGTTGGAGCAGAAGTCGAAATAGATACCATTGTAATCATTGCCCGTGCAGTTGTTTCCAGTAATAGTGTTGTAGTTGGAGAAGTCGAGCCAGATGCCACCTTCATTTCTCGTGCAGTTGTTCCCGGTTATGTTATTGTTGTCGGAGTCGTAGAAACAGATACCATACCCATTTCTCGTGCAGTTGTTCCCGGTTATGGTATTGTTGTTTGAGGAGAGGAAATAGATACCCCAGTGATAATTGTCTGTGCAGTTATTCCCGGTTATGGTGTTGCTATTGGAGTAGTAGAGCCAGATACCATCGTAATAATTATCTGTGCAGTCATTATTGATTATCTTTCCATTTGTCACATAGCTCAGTTGAATTCCCGTTCCACTAGAGTTATAAACTGTACAGTTTTCAATTAGGAAATATTCTTCTGTGTTTTCAATGAAAATGCAGCTATCTGATTGGTTTGCGTCTATAATTAAATTTTTAATTACATATGGGTCCTCGTAGGTGCCCGAGCCTGTACACCAGTCATAAGTAGCGGCTGTCTCTGTCCAGTTGTCGTCTACGTGAACCTTAAAGTCAGTATCAATAGCAGCAGCAATAATTTCCACCTTCAAATTTCCTCTCTGAGATTCTCCGTTTTGTCCCAGGAAAAGAACGTTTGTTAGACCAAATAAGAAAAGAAGAGTAAAGATTCCAATCGTCTTTGTTATTGTTTTCAATCTTATCAACTCTTATTTATTTTTAAAAGAGATATTTTATTTTAAAATATCTACTTACCTGATACCACAACAAGAGAGCCTTGTCAAATTTATGGGACTGTCCCTCTCCTGATTTCAAAAAAAATAAGCCAACTCTGAATTACCAAATATGGCAATTTGAGTCGGCTTTAGATAGATAAAAAATTATTAATAGATATACTCTTCGGCGAAAACAACGATTATTTCTATGGGCAACTCCCTTATGCGGCTAGTGAGAATACTTGTTTCGGTTTCATTGAAGGAAAATTCTTTTTTTTCTCCCTTCGTTCTTTTCACTACTCTGTAAAACTTCAGTACAATCTTCTTATAAAAAAAAGTTAAGTCTTTAGTTAAGTCCTTATTAGTTAAGTCTTTAGTTAAGTCCTTATTAGTTAAGTCCTTAAGTATTTCTTCAATCTCTTTTGATATTTCTATCAGTTTCTTATCGTCCGGATTCTGAGGTATAAGATACTTTACCCGAAAAAAATCTTCTTCCAAGTTTGAAATGTTCTATCACCTCCTAATCTATTCTCTCCAATTTTTGAAATTTGTCAAGCCAAATGAGACAAAGAGACTTGCTCTTAATTACGAAGTAATTACAATGAGCGAAGCGACTGGTTTGCTAAGTTAATTATTTTCTGGTATTATTCTTAAATAATATGAAACGGCTATTCTGGCATATTGCTGCTGGAATCCTGGCAATATTCCTGGCAACAAAATTTATTTCCGGGGTGAGTTTAGAAGTTATTTCCGATAGAAGTATTTACTTTGGAATAGAATTTAACCAGGGATGGAAATTATTGCTTTTGGTAGGAGGCATCTTAGGGCTCATTAATTTTTTTATTAAACCAATTTTAGATAAAATTACCTTACCATTAAAGATTTTAACCCTGGGTTTGTTTTCCTTAATACTTAACATGGCATTTATTTGGCTTTTGGATATTCTCTTTGAAGAATTTGAGATTTTAGGTATTACTCCTTTGTTTCTTACAACGGTAATTGTCTGGATAGTAAACTTTTTTTTGGGACTTAAAAGATGAAAGAATATTTATTCATCGCACAAATCGTAGTAAGTATAATCTTGGCTATATTAATTCTCTTACAACAAAGAGGAAGTTCTTTGGGTTCTGCTTTTGGAGGAATGGGTGAATTTTATGCCGCAAGACGTGGTATGGAGAAAAAGATATTTTGGGCAACGGTTGTATTCGGAGCCCTTTTTATAGCTTTAGCCCTACTCAACCTTCTCATCTAATTTCTTATGTATTATCGGTGGCCTTCAAAAAAACAATGGCGACAATTTTTAAAAGTTCTAAGTAAAAAAGAAAGGTTTTCTTTTTTTATCCTCCTTATCTTATTTGTCGGTTCTCTTTCTTTCCTTTTAATTGATTTTTACCTTGAAAGAACAAAAATAATACCCGCTGAAAGCGGAGTATATATTGAAGGAGTAATAGGTTCTCCAAGATTTATCAATCCCCTTTATGCTGCAGCTTCAGATGTTGACAGAGATTTAACAGAGCTTATTTTTTCCGGTTTAATGAAATATGACTCTGAGGGCAACATACAGACAGATTTGGCAAAAGAGTATAAGATTCTTGAAAATGGAAGGATTTATGAATTTAATCTTAAAGAAAATGTAGTCTGGCAGGACTCGGAACCTCTAACGGCAGATGATATAATCTTTACTATTGAAGCAATCCAAAATTCAGAAGTTAAAAGCCCGTTAAGAGCTATGTGGCTGGGGGTAACAGTGGAGAAGATATCTGCTCTTAGTTTGCGTTTTGAATTAAAAAATAAATCCTCTGTTTTTTTAGAAAATTGCACTTTAAAAATAATGCCAAAACATATTTGGGAAAAAATTCTTCCTAAAAACTTTCTACTATCTCAAGCCAACCTTACGCCTATAGGTACAGGACCATATAGATTAGAAAGTTTATCAAAAGACATTGGTGGAAGAATAATTTCTCTGGATTTAGTTAAAAACCCTTTCTACTTTTCCAAACTTCCCTATCTTTCTAAAATCTCTTTTCGATTTTTTGAATCAAAGGAAAGCGAAGAAGCAGAAAGACAATTAATAGCCTCTTATCAAAAAGGGGAAATTGATGGTTTTTCTCTAAATTCACTTAAAAGTCTTCCAGAGAAGGGTAATGTTTATAATTTTACTATTCCAAGATATTTCACTGTCTTTTTTAATCCAGAAGAATCTAAAGCTCTCTCAGATAAAAAAGTAAGATTAGCCTTAAATCATGGAACAAATAAAGAAGAGATTCTAAACAATGTGCTTTCCGGCCAAGGAAAGATTGTTCACTCTCCAATTATACCTGATGTTTATGGTTTAAAGGAGCCATCTAATATTTATGAATATGACATAGAAAAAGCAAACGATATATTAGAAAAAGCTGGATATCTAAAAAAAGAAAATGGTCTTAGAGAAAAGATTATAAAGAAAAGCCCAGCTTTCACTTTCAAAAGTAATCTTTCTGTAGGCTCAAGAGGAACAGAAGTAACGGAGCTACAAAAATGTTTAGCTAATCCGCCAGCTGGCGGAGCTGACATTTATCCTGAGGGAAAGATTACCGGATATTTTGGGTCAAAAACAAAAGCTGCCGTAATTAGGTTTCAGGAAAAATATAGTAAAGATATTTTAGAACCTTTTGGTTTAACAAAAGGAACAGGTGAAGTTAAAGGAAAAACAAGAGAAAAGCTAAACGCGGTTTGCTTTGAAAGAGGTGAAGAAATAATCCCTTTAAGATTTAAGCTCTTTACGGTTGATGAACCCCTTCTTAAAGAAACAGCTAAAGTTCTTAAAAATCAATGGAGTCAGTTAGGGGTTGAGGTTGAAATTGAGACATTTAATATTACTACGGTAGAAGGAGATACAATTATCAGAAAAAGAGAATATGAAATTCTTTTGTTCGGTGAGGCATTGGGTTCAATTCCAGACCCTTTTCCCTTCTGGCACTCTTCTCAAATAGGAGAACTCGGCTTGAATCTTGCTAATTACAAGAATAAGGACTCTGACAAATTATTAGAAGATAATCGAGAATCCTTAGATGAGATTGAAAGAAAAGAAAAATTAGAAGAATTTCAAGATATTCTTATTGAAGATTGTGCGGTAATATTTCTATACAATCCTGACTATCGTTATTTTGTTTCAGAAAAAATCAAGGGAATAAACGCAAAAATAATTATTGACCCCTCAAAAAGATTTGCTGAAGTAGGAGAGTGGTATGTTAAAACAAAAAGAGTATGGGAATAGCCATATAAAACTTAAAATATGAAGTGTGGAAGAAAAAAAAAGAAAATAAAGGATGTAAAACCGGATGTTCGACGTTTATACGACATGAAAAAAGTTATCTATGACAAAGAGTGGTTAAAAACAGCCCCTAATTTTAAGCTTTATTATATGTATCGAGGAGTAAAAGAAAAAGATGGTCTTAAACACAATATCACAATAATACCCCCGAGAATGCTGGGGAAAGAATTTGTAAAAACCAAAGGGCACTATCATATAGGAAAATACGGAGAACTATATATTGTTCTCAAAGGAAAAGCTATTTATTTATTGCAGAAAGAAAAAAATGGAAAGATTGAAAACGTTTATTATGTAAAAGCTAAAAAAGGAGACTACATTATAGTTCCCCCTGATTACGGGCATATAACAATTAATCCTTCTTTAGAAGAACTGAAAATGGCAGATTGGTCTTCAAAAAAGTGTAAATCTGATTATAAGCCAATTGAGAGAAAAAAAGGGGGATGTTATTATTATACAAAGTCAGGTTGGGTTAAAAATAAAAATTATAAAAAGGTTCCCAAATTGAAATTCAAAAAACCAAAAAAAACATTTCCTAAAAATTTAAGTTTTCTCTGTGGGGTATGACTATGAAAATTAGAAAAGCAGTAATCCCAATAGCGGGTTTGGGAACAAGATTTTTACCTCTATCAAAAATTATTCCAAAAGAATTTTTCCCTTTAGGAACAAAACCCGTCGTTCAATATGTTGTTGAAGAAGCTTTAAAAGCAGGTGTTAGAGAAATTATTTTTGTTATCTCTCCTAAAAAAGAAGATATTTTCAAAAATTACATCCTGAAATATTTTAAACAAGAAAAAAACCTCTTGAAAATCCTAAGAAGGAGAAGAAAGAAAAAAGCAATAAAAGCTTTAGGAGAAATTCCAAAAATAAAATATAAATATATATTTCAGAAAAAACCATTAGGAGATGGCGATGCAATTTTAAGAACGGAAAGATTGGTTGGAAAGGAGCCCTTTCTGGTTCTTTTTGGAGACGATATTTCCTGGGGAGAAGAAGGAATGCCAAGTCAACTTGTAAAAACGTTTGAAAAAATCAAAAAACCACTTCTTTGTCTTTACAAAATGCCAAGAGAAAAATTATCTTCTTATGGAGTACCAAAAGTTCAAAAAATTAAAGGAAGATTATATAAAATCAAGGATTTAATTGAAAAACCCAAAGAAAATCCTCCTTCAAACTTTGCTTTAGTTGGAAATTATGTTCTAACGCCGGATATATTTTCTTATCTCAAAAAAACAACTCCCCAAAACGAAGAAATTATTTTAGCTAATGCCTTAAAACAAATGATTAAAGAAGGAAAAGAAATATTCGGACTTTGGGTTAAAGGAAAGTGGCTGGAATGTGGAGATAAAGAAAAATGGATAAAAAGCTTTATATTCCTAACAAAATCAAGTAAAAAATGAAAGGTTTCATCCTGGCAGGCGGAGAAGGAACAAGGCTTTATCCTTTAACCTTAGAGATACCAAAACCTTTATTGCCTGTAGGAAAAATACCGGTAATTACCTATCTGGTTGATTTGTATTTAAAATACGGAATTGATGATATAAAAATCAATGTTCAAAAAAAACATCTTGAAGATTTTTACAAATGGAAAGCTACTTATTTCCCGCGAGAGAAAATTG encodes:
- a CDS encoding LemA family protein gives rise to the protein MFYRVILAILVLVFFWIVLIYNGLVRLKNRAKEAWADIDVQLKRRYNLIPNLVETVKGYATHEKEVFEKVTTARARAMGAAGVKEKQEAENALSQTLKTLFAVSESYPDLKASQNFLELQRELRDTEDKVQAARRFYNSNVRDLSIKIESFPANLIASLLGFKKMELFELTEAEEREAPKVKF
- the groL gene encoding chaperonin GroEL (60 kDa chaperone family; promotes refolding of misfolded polypeptides especially under stressful conditions; forms two stacked rings of heptamers to form a barrel-shaped 14mer; ends can be capped by GroES; misfolded proteins enter the barrel where they are refolded when GroES binds); its protein translation is MAKKIIYQELARKNLKEGVDKLANAVKVTLGPGGHNVVLDKGFGVPTITNDGVTIAKEIELEEKVENLGAEIAKEVAEKTNDTVGDGTTTAVILVQAIIKEGLKLVEAGFTPADINKGIKDRVNKIIDFLKKRSIKIGNRGDIVKVATISAESKEIGNLIGDIMEEVGKDGVITVEESKTFGLQKEIVKGLQFDRGYISPYMITDAERMEAVYENPYILVTDRKISSLQEILPILEKVSQTGKKELVIIADDVEGDALATLVVNKLRGIFKTLALKAPGFGDRKKEMLQDIACITGAQVISEELGLKLENIGLDKLGSARRVVSTKEKTTVIEGKGKKEEIDSRINQIKQELKTIESEFDKEKLQERLAKLAGGVAVIKVGAATEVEQKGKQHKIEDALAASKAAVEEGVVPGGGVALAAAALLTDDSGKEKHLSNLEEKGYFSGHNIIKNACQAPLKQIIKNSGADEVILYQILKKIVDTRKKGTEQIDKIDWALGYNAVTGKLVNMVQEGILDPTKVVRIALENAASAASMILTTEVIVAELPEEKKTPEIPRAY
- a CDS encoding co-chaperone GroES, which produces MNIKPLSDHVLIEPIKEEERTKSGILLPETADKEKPEQGKVIAVGPGKRNDSGNIIPMEIKVGQEVLFTKYGPNEIKVDGKEYLIAKQEDILAIIE
- a CDS encoding zinc ribbon domain-containing protein: MKNVKLFVVIVILSLFISIIDINVSAVNVENPTRKTLPTFIQDGDWLSDRSKIIFSNETNVGYWGIKYRLFIANASGTDGTEITNASEGYFEDIDYLHHVAPLVSPDEQKVVFIATRNDQPCTICVMNPNGTGAYSLSKMIRDYPSSLVFTWFSNEEIIFWRSVYSYSDFNPDILSHGYTYIVNINNGDEQELTEVPEEIFKGKFVTRGLAASTGAPPTVRDLMREGYTFQTENQNQEQPNLFLISILLVGGISLFIVLYVVVTKLRKVKLRFKTKVKKAKKKAKKEEIPEEIPFAVAFEDIVQLRTDELRADELKKIKTVKQSALPSSSTSQQQTGECQYCGGLEESCSCGSQSRYCQYCGEELLIGQQFCSICGLQAVEQTKFNK
- a CDS encoding right-handed parallel beta-helix repeat-containing protein, which codes for MSNYNTITGNNCTRNEYGICLGHYSDSNTIIENNCTDNDDSGIYLCYSNNNTITRNNCINNDYGIYDYGIYLYYSYYGTITGNTCTRNRYGIYLDYSDNNEVSNNFLIKNTVGIEDQGDNNNIHDNIYIFFPVASFDINSTVITVGQTVQFTDSTTGGSIPLTYQWNFGDGSENSTIQNPIHKYNSVGIHLVVLTVTDADGDMSVYSKEISVQDDVTNPILDSPQDVIYEEGATGYNISWIATDLNPGTYKIYKNGSEIESGTWESGMAVTINVDGLAVGSYNYTIVVTDAFDNAASDTVWVTVEDTVSPVLTSPDDVTYEEGATGYNISWIATDLNPGTYKIYKNGSEIESGTWESGMAVTINVDGLAVGSYNYTIVVTDAFGNMVSDIVWVTVEVGEVGIGIIILLISLIGAAGVAAIIIFLKRRQKH
- a CDS encoding phage holin family protein; amino-acid sequence: MKRLFWHIAAGILAIFLATKFISGVSLEVISDRSIYFGIEFNQGWKLLLLVGGILGLINFFIKPILDKITLPLKILTLGLFSLILNMAFIWLLDILFEEFEILGITPLFLTTVIVWIVNFFLGLKR
- the secG gene encoding preprotein translocase subunit SecG — translated: MKEYLFIAQIVVSIILAILILLQQRGSSLGSAFGGMGEFYAARRGMEKKIFWATVVFGALFIALALLNLLI
- a CDS encoding glucose-6-phosphate isomerase, which encodes MKCGRKKKKIKDVKPDVRRLYDMKKVIYDKEWLKTAPNFKLYYMYRGVKEKDGLKHNITIIPPRMLGKEFVKTKGHYHIGKYGELYIVLKGKAIYLLQKEKNGKIENVYYVKAKKGDYIIVPPDYGHITINPSLEELKMADWSSKKCKSDYKPIERKKGGCYYYTKSGWVKNKNYKKVPKLKFKKPKKTFPKNLSFLCGV
- a CDS encoding UTP--glucose-1-phosphate uridylyltransferase, whose translation is MKIRKAVIPIAGLGTRFLPLSKIIPKEFFPLGTKPVVQYVVEEALKAGVREIIFVISPKKEDIFKNYILKYFKQEKNLLKILRRRRKKKAIKALGEIPKIKYKYIFQKKPLGDGDAILRTERLVGKEPFLVLFGDDISWGEEGMPSQLVKTFEKIKKPLLCLYKMPREKLSSYGVPKVQKIKGRLYKIKDLIEKPKENPPSNFALVGNYVLTPDIFSYLKKTTPQNEEIILANALKQMIKEGKEIFGLWVKGKWLECGDKEKWIKSFIFLTKSSKK